A region of the Carya illinoinensis cultivar Pawnee chromosome 16, C.illinoinensisPawnee_v1, whole genome shotgun sequence genome:
AAAACCAAAGTGTCTCTTCAGGAAATGTTTTGAGCAATTTCTATGGGACTGCCAACAAAAATTACCTTAATCCCTCTCTTGGAccatgtcacattaatggaGATCTGATAAGAGCCATTCGCAATACCACTAAGAGTCTAAGAGGGTTAGGCGTGCCAAAGAGAGGAGAGTTGCATTGAGTTGCATGTATGGCTTGGGTGGTGAGGCGATGGGTGTCCAAGGCAAGTGCAACTAAAGGAGTTTCATGACAAGATAACAAGTTCCTAAAAAATAAGGGTGGAAGCATCATTCATGGCGGTGGCCGGCCATAAtccttttatttagaaatttatttatttttaatatgtttatgttattttctagtttatttcctttattttaggcATTTGATATTGTTTCTTTAAAGTTAAGATTCCTAAAACTAAGGAGTAGATCAAGAGTGAGATCTAAATCTAGATCTAGAAAAGAAATGGGAAAGCATGTGGCGCCAACCCTAGTTGAGAATTCCTATTTATAGTTTGCTtgcattattattttaaaaattatattatgttattcaatgaatgagaattttctcttcaattcttttgagCGTCAAGTGTTAGCCTTAACATCTTGATTTTCACCAACCATCCAACTTGGATATTCATGTTGCCTTGAGGTAACCTTAGATCTAACCAACCAATAAGcaaaaaaccctagatctaatcATCCAACACGCCAAACACAAGTAAGTGAGAGTGGGGCTTCCATCACATAGTTTAGAAAAAAGCTACATAGCCTTCAcacactacatttttttttttttaatttttgttatttttttcttttatcaaatatacattatttttactattcaacacctatatttgaatattattgggGCGATTATAGGGTTCCAACCCCACCTTTTATACAttggaattttaaaataaaattatttgcctataaaaaatataataaataaaaatgaggaATTGTACCTATATATTGTTTGATCCAAGCTAGCTAGGAATTAATGGGGCTTCGAATGTATTTACTATTTTGTATATGTTACCACTTTTCTTCAATTGCCTGTTGACATTGTGTAGGATCCATAGTCCTAGGTTTGGCTCCAATATTGCCTCTAGTTTCTATGATCATTTAGAGGGAGTTGGACTTGTTATATCTATGGAAAGAGACCCCCTTGCAAATGGCAATATTTAACTTAATCAAGCTAATTAAGGAAAATTTGGTCCTTCATCCATGCCCTTCAATTTAAAGTTGGACTTTGTTTTAATGCTTGATAAGATTTTCCTTAAGggatatagattttattttattttttattttttatttttaagatctAATCACCAAGTTGAAGAGTTCTCTATCTCTATTGGCACAATATAATTTTCAACCatatattattcttaaaaataatatttttttttaatacaatcaTCAACAGCTCACTTAGGAACCTTACTGGGCAgattaaattagtttaagactattatcttatcttattggtaaccaattttcattttcaattggcTTGTGATGGTTGGACTGACATCCTTAGATTTATTAGTTATATAACCTGATATTTCCTGGTAATTTTATTTACATTGCTTGATTGTTATATTACAAATAAAGAAATCATCAAGTGTACAAACCAATAAGagtatctctctcttttcttttctttttttatggcaTACATCCTCACCAAAGCAGGGCCTCCAGGGAAGGCTTTGGAATTAAACTAAACAAGCATACATCAGAAAGAGTTTTTGCAAAATACTTCCTTTTACAGCATTTCTTGGATTCTCAAACCTTGGCACTGGCCGTGTCATATGAACATGTAATTTATGCTTCTAGTAATACTACTGCCTTTCTAAAACCAAATGTACAACTAGATTCTGCAAGGATCAAAATATATGGAACTCAACAATTACCGAGTGGAGGTAGCATAAGagcacaatatattttttaatcatatatatatatatatatatatatataccaccaCCTTTCTACTCAAAATATACCACTCAAGAAGCCCCTACAACAAGCAAATGATATATCAATAAATTTGGCaataacaaaaagtaaaaactagaAATATCAAGAAGATGAATGTTTCTTACCAAATTCCTGATGCTTCCTTGGTTTTGTTTCTGCATTTGTCAATGAAATGAATTGGTTCAATCATGATAATGgtttttgaaatgagaaaaataaaggtTTCTATTGCATGGCAGTTAAATGGGAATTACCTTGGTTTTCCCAGGAAGGCATCATTAACTTCATCAGTGTCTGGCCTTTCAGGAAATGTAGACAAGATGACATACTTCTCCTTTCCAGATGGTTCATCAACCCTCTTATACAATTCATAACGATAGGGGAAAGACATCCTGAAACAATGTGGTGAGACTCCTTAGCACTTTTCATAGCAGTGTTTCAGAAAatagaaatttgaattttataaataaaaattttagataaaGTCAACTCATTCATCTTTAATTTTCATGATCACGTGTCGATTAAACCTAAAGTGCTTaatttaaagtttaaatattcAAGTACAACTGGGATAAATGTTGATGGTAACATAGGAATAGACcatcttttaaaattatgaacAAAGCCATCACGcccaataaaaaattacaaccaGACAAAATAAGGATGATCAAAAGCTTGCTGACTTATGAAAAGCAGTAAACTCAAGGTATCTCTACCTAAGAGCACCCATAATTGGATACTGGGTTCCTGCATAATAGAGAAGCCGAAAGAAATAGCAATTCTCGAATGATGCAGCATACTCCAATCTCTTGTCCCGGCCCATTGTCTGTAAGAGATATGAAAAAGGTATAAATTGAAAGGTTAATAGTAATTTAGATATGTCAACTCATGGGATTGTTACTTACTTGCATAACACCACTGGAACCAGGTAAATCCTGAATTCAAGGAAATTTATATATcagtcacaaaaataaataaggatCTGCAGAAAATTCTTTGAAAACGTAGGTTGCAGGCTAGCAGCAAAAGCATAATTGTAAGCCAGAAAAGACTACATTGGCGAAGATTTCACAGAACTTGAATGCCTGATCTAAATGCATGCAACCCAGTGGATCTAACAATTCAATATGAGTTTCCCCATACGATTTCAGGAAATTAGAGTCAGCTTTCTTGAAGGTTTTTCTAGTAGCACTTGAAGATATGATCTGATTAAAAAGTATCCCAGGCACAAGGCCTGAGGTCACTATTAGTGCTATCTATGCAATAACTGTAAAGGTAGCattaaaaaacttgatttgataaaagaaaatatatagcaCCTGAAGGTCATGAACTTTGGGTTAAGAAACAGAGTTCATTATCTCACTTACATCAACATTGTTCTGAAATTTACAGAAAAACCTATGTATTTGTTGATGCATCACAGAGTGATCACATGCTATATAACACATAACCAGTCCATTATAGAGATATCAGCTGAAGTTATAAACGGAACTGAACCTTGAGCCTAGGATTGATAAGAATAACTGGCCGGTTCCCAGCAGCATCAGTCATAGCTTTTAGGTCCTGCAAATCAAACCTCAAGGCTACTAAATGCAGAATAAAAACTAATATGACAATCCCTAAAAAGTCATAGCAGAAGATTTGCTTCCAAGTTCCTCacgtcaataatacaattgccAACAGCATTCTGAGGAGCCACTATGACAAAAATGTCATCTTGCTCATCAACCTCTTTGGACCCTGCAGTTGAAAATGAAAACCTTatgaatataacataatattaatTTGTTAACCAAATGAATACCTTATAGATAAGAAATAGTTGTAATTTGTTAACAAAATTGTCGTGTGAACAAAGGAAATCAAAATCCATGCAGTTAGTCATACACAACGGGATTCAAAGAGGGATGGCAGATATAGCATATCTTGTTTCCGATGCCTTCATGCAAAATATTCTGTGACATATTAATCATTCAAAAAAAGGAACAGattgtaaaatatttctttacatAAGCACTACCACTTATCAACCTTTCATCTTTTTTCCTGTTAAGTTACTATCTTTGTAGCAATACCTCTAGTGTGTACTGAAAttgctaaaataaaaaaaattagaatgactttcttttttataggtaatagaATGAAGTTCTTATAGATACAAAGTAGAAGTATTAGCAATTGTGGTGGTTCTTCACAACCAACTCTGCTGCCGTGGCGATGACATGGGTTACAACTTGCATCTCTGCCAACACAAAGCCATATGCATGACAGGCATACCGTTGACCTAATATAAGCTTCAAGTTGGTGCTTAAAGAAGACAGCATGTGCTGCTACCGTATGAGAATAGTTGGCTTTACACGGAATATCAATCTACAGGTGCAATATCACAAAGTTGAtggataaaaccaaaaactttcaTCGTAAACCAAACATCATCTTCTGTTCAGTTTTATACCTACAGACCCAATCTTGATAAAGTTCCCCATAGCACCATAATCACCCCAATCCATAAACTCTAGGATCTGTCGAGTACCAGCAAGCTGCAATGGCATTCCAATTAGTGCACCTTCCCCCATAGATCCTTGCACACAAACCTGAAAGGTTTAGAGAACTGAATAAACACAATGCTCgcttcataatattttggaatGGAAAATCCATATAGCGACCAGGATAAAACCACCTTGACATGTTTTCCATCATCAGCAAACGAAAGGGCAAGAACTCGAACAAGTTCCATCAAAGTACCAATTCGATAAACATCCTGTaccataaaatattgttaaatccAGAAAGACATGGTAAATCAAGGAAAAAGTCCCTTACCATTTCTGGGTTCAGCTCTGGAATATTGATCTCCACCTGTccattttaaaagagaaattaaacaAGATAAATTCGGTTCATTGGGAGAGACATCTTTACAAGCAGTAAATCTGCTTAGGAAAAATAGAGTATTTAGTGTAGATTAATTTGAACGTCACTGGTCTATAAAcccttttattttaacttatctGAACCTGATGCACCTCATACCATTAACCTTCCcctttttttatcggtaaacaaaCCCATAAGCTTCCTAAAACcatgtcaaaataaatttacaagatAAATCAGATTGACTGAAGTAGTTATAGACATATCCCTGAATTCTTAGAAATTACTGCTGCATGAGGGGGTGCAGGGAATACAagttattacatatatatagtttccACCAAGCATGCAGATCCAAGTTCATAATTTCAAAATGCATTTGtgtatatttattgaaaaacaaATGGAAAAGAGTGCAGTGCATGAAAATCAACACATAATCCTGAAATGTAAAGCAGTTgtaccatgaaaaataaacacataTCAATGATCTATCACATAAGTTATTCTCCAATGCAAAAATAGAACCAATGCCAAACCTTTAGTCGAGTTCTTCCATCATTAATAGCTCTTTGGGTTGCTTCTAGCACATCGGTATAGAAATATTTCCTAATTTCCCTTGAGTGAGGAATGTTATTCAATTTAGTAGGAATTCCTCTCCAGTTATCCTATATAAAGGCTAAAGTAACATAAGAAAAGAAGCACAGAAGAGATTATAAAATGAAGCTTTATGTGAAAGTTAAACCTATCTACATTAAACAATCATTATTAACTTTAAATCGTAGAAACTCTACCTGGCCTCCATATACCTGAttcttcttgttcttaattTCAGGTATTATATTCCCTGGTACAAAGAATGAAGCATATTATGTTCATAACTGAAGTCAAAGTTCATATTAAACATCAGTTGctggaattttatttatttatttattttatatgagtaaACAATTATATTGATATGAAGAGGCAtcacccaagtacacaagatggtatataAAAGGTAACACCTATTTAGGAAAGTTGCTGGAAATATTTAGGGAATATCACTTTTAAATATGAACTTATATATGAATGCTTACACACTACACCGGGAGGCTAATGTCTAAGAGGTGGGTTACTTCTTGTCACTTTTTGATCAATTGTATTTGAGTCGGGTGGGAAGTAATGGTGAAGATAAAACGGTTTGGGGCCCATCTAGGAAAGAAGAGTATTCACTGTAAAGTCTTTCTACAATTTCCTATGTGCTCATGATAAGACCTCTTTCCCTTGGAAGCTTATTTGAAGGAATAAGGCTCCACCTAGGGTGaatttctttgtttggacagcGGCTTTGGGGAGGATTCTTACCCTGGATAAAATAAGGAAGTGAGGCATTCTAGTTATTAATTGGTATTGTATGTGCAAGAAGAATGGTAAACAATGGATCACTGTCTACTGCATTGTGAGCTTGCTTTACAAAATTCTTGTTAGAGGAGGAAAGAGAACATCATACTAATCTTAGTTGGGTACCATAAGTGAGTCAGTTCTTTTTAACATGAAAAGACTTGTGATATTATAACTTTTACCATGTGATGTAATCGCTAACTAAGTATTCCACTCGTGTTTGTTTTTTAACTGTTAGCCATCCTAGGTGACAGAGTATGATGCCAGGTCCACATGTCAAAGCTTAGCTAATGAAGATGAGATTGAGACTTGGTTTTATAAAAGACTATGATTGTTCAATAAGTGCTACTCTATGAATTTTATGAATTTGGATTGTTTTGATGTTTATGGAATCTTCTTATACCTGGCTCATGTCATGTCTATGTTACTGGAATTCCTAACCCTTTGGGGGAAATCTACTTCTAAAACATTAGCTATAAGTTGATTTGCATTAAAGATTAGACCAGTAAACACAAAAATAACACTTTATGTCCTGGAATCTTTACCTGGCTTCATCATCTTTACTCTGTCTTTCTGCACTTGCAAAAGCAACGATTCTATTTCTTTGaaaatttcttcttttggaCGATTTCCATTAATCTGTGTCATGCAAGAGAGAATGGTACATATAAATATCACTGGCCGAGATTCATATAGCTAGgaacaaaagaaaatgtttgTAGATACCTTCTTCACTATGTTCGAGTACGTGGATGAGATTGCTTCTGcatttttcttgtatatttCTAGACGTGACTTcacctaaaatatttttttatttaaaaaaaaaaggcatacaCAAGTTAGGTGgtagagaaacaaactcagaaAATAACgttgaaaagataaaaagtagTGTTCCAGCTTATACCATAAGTCACAGATTAGATATAATGACAGTGTACAGATGACAGAGCAAAAAAGacataaaaatgaaaagttgGAACCATACTTTTTCCTCAGTATCGTCACGACGAATAACAAGTCTAGATTTAATTTCCTCAGTCTCTGGAGGGAAGTTTTTTAGATGGTAAATCTTCCCTGTTACAGGGTCTAGCCTTCTACCAATGCATCTGTTGACCAGAATTTCATCAGGAACCTGAGTTTCAAAAACATATATGTAAAAGGCAATTTGATAGATATATGCTTATGTTAGCACAACAGAAAATGAGCTTATCAAAGATTGTAGAAGATACTATTGTGCGTCAACAGGTAAGGGTGCTAGACAAGCAGAACATTAATATAAAAGCATAGTTCATCGTTAATAAAAGCTGATACAGAATGCAAGATATTTCGTCGTAGTATAAAAAAGGATGTCCTGTAACTTCTACCACATCTGGTATCCATATGAAACCATgtgcatataaaataaaaaattaagaataacaTAAAAACCCAAGTAATTGGATGCAAAACATTAACCTATACACATAACCTTTTTCCAAATctcaataaagaaaagaaaaatgcacaaataCCAAAAGTCACCATAATAGAAACTTACCAAGAAAGATAC
Encoded here:
- the LOC122299464 gene encoding adenylate kinase 5, chloroplastic isoform X2, producing the protein MFPTSTFSSLHSTNVTPTPSLSYLSTSSLSSSSSTSSSSSSPSSSLSLLQSSCLHRRHLRSFCAFGDTQLRIDPKSKGLKVTCSVGSEPLKVMISGAPASGKGTQCELIVQKFGLVHISTGDLLRAEVSSGTEIGNKAKEFMNAGRLVPDEIVTAMVMTRLSRQDAKEKGWLLDGYPRSFSQAQSLEELKIRPDVYIVLDVPDEILVNRCIGRRLDPVTGKIYHLKNFPPETEEIKSRLVIRRDDTEEKVKSRLEIYKKNAEAISSTYSNIVKKINGNRPKEEIFKEIESLLLQVQKDRVKMMKPGNIIPEIKNKKNQDNWRGIPTKLNNIPHSREIRKYFYTDVLEATQRAINDGRTRLKVEINIPELNPEMDVYRIGTLMELVRVLALSFADDGKHVKVCVQGSMGEGALIGMPLQLAGTRQILEFMDWGDYGAMGNFIKIGSVGSKEVDEQDDIFVIVAPQNAVGNCIIDDLKAMTDAAGNRPVILINPRLKDLPGSSGVMQTMGRDKRLEYAASFENCYFFRLLYYAGTQYPIMGALRMSFPYRYELYKRVDEPSGKEKYVILSTFPERPDTDEVNDAFLGKPRNKTKEASGIWGFLSGIF
- the LOC122299464 gene encoding adenylate kinase 5, chloroplastic isoform X1, coding for MFPTSTFSSLHSTNVTPTPSLSYLSTSSLSSSSSTSSSSSSPSSSLSLLQSSCLHRRHLRSFCAFGDTQLRIDPKSKGLKVTCSVGSEPLKVMISGAPASGKGTQCELIVQKFGLVHISTGDLLRAEVSSGTEIGNKAKEFMNAGRLVPDEIVTAMVMTRLSRQDAKEKGWLLDGYPRSFSQAQSLEELKIRPDVYIVLDVPDEILVNRCIGRRLDPVTGKIYHLKNFPPETEEIKSRLVIRRDDTEEKVKSRLEIYKKNAEAISSTYSNIVKKINGNRPKEEIFKEIESLLLQVQKDRVKMMKPGNIIPEIKNKKNQVYGGQDNWRGIPTKLNNIPHSREIRKYFYTDVLEATQRAINDGRTRLKVEINIPELNPEMDVYRIGTLMELVRVLALSFADDGKHVKVCVQGSMGEGALIGMPLQLAGTRQILEFMDWGDYGAMGNFIKIGSVGSKEVDEQDDIFVIVAPQNAVGNCIIDDLKAMTDAAGNRPVILINPRLKDLPGSSGVMQTMGRDKRLEYAASFENCYFFRLLYYAGTQYPIMGALRMSFPYRYELYKRVDEPSGKEKYVILSTFPERPDTDEVNDAFLGKPRNKTKEASGIWGFLSGIF